The DNA segment CAATGCATCAAAGAATGCGTTGCTGCGCAAGTTTGCCAAGGAGGTCTTTTCTTTCTCAGGgtaagtcatgtgacttttcaTGGAAAATACCCGAGGTCCAGTGATATTACGTTATTATAGTAGTTTTGCCGCAGCAACACTCCGTTCGCGTGTTCAACCAATTAATTCTAAACCCTTCCGCCACTACAGAACTCAGACCATCCACTTCTCCTTCCTCAACGCCGACAAGCATCGTCATTGGATGCCAACTCTTCTCCACTCGGCGGCGGACACTGCACGCACCCGTTGCCATTCCGACGAGGACGAGGATTCTTCAGACTACACCGGCCATGTCTTGGCGCTTAATGGCTACAAGAAATACTTTTGCCACTTCAGGCCCGTCTTCACAGGAGATGATCCTCGCGACGCCTCGTCCGTCTCAGAGACCTCGTTTTCTGAGAGCAGGAGAACGTCCCGCTCGAGGTCGAGGTCCAGCTCAGACTCTCGATCCCGATcccattccagagaaaacgtaTCGGGCTCCAAGAGAGGGTCGAGTAGAGCCACAAGCATCGAGGTACACCACAAGTTAGACCGACTGGGACTGTGGATGGAGAGGCTCATGGAGGGTACTCTGCCCAGGTGGCAGGTCCCTTCCTGGCCTTTCCTCCATGATGCCGACAACCTCGCCGCTGAGAGCTGAAGTCGGCGTTACTACGGTAGCCGTCACCCTTAGTGGTCTTGCTTTCTTATGAAGTTAACCCCAAGTTTTCTTTGTGCCTGTTCAGACCTGGCCTTTGCTGGAAAACCCGGGAGCATTTCAAACATTTGGGACGCTTTGATTTGCATGCAACACTATTaagatgtgtttgtttttgtggcaCACCGGGCACAGGCTTCTGTGTGATGGGCGTCATACGGGACACATGCTAATGCCACGTCTGAACAAGCCTTTTGGCGCAAGTAGGTTTCAGCACCGAGCTATTGCGTTTATTGCTCACGAAAAGGCCATCACGGGTCTTAGAACGCTTAATTGTGCATGTTAATGAGCTGTAGTCGAGCGTCTAAACACGTTTAGAGGCAAATGCAAATTCTAACCCGTACGATAGCTCTTCATGAACGTCAAAAGGCACAGCTGGAAGGGATTTTTAAAAGTAGTTAACCATTTCAAGCCTTAACTGTCAAAGCAGTGAAAGATTTACTTTATTATAAAGCATGGGATAAGAACATCAACCACAAACAAGCGTATAGCTCATTTGCACTGGATACTGTCTTTTTATtccataattaaataattagcttctggaaaaaaaaataattgcattaCACTGTAactcatgttttgttgtttatggcATTTAATGATCTAGTGCTTCTTTATAAactatttattaaaatgtgtgcatattgttttgatatGTGTCCTTTATTCTATTATAAactaataaatgtttgtttctgtCATGCTCGCTTCAATGTATTAATGCAAATccagtaacaaaaaaaattatcaatcAACACTAGAGAATACAGTTCTCATTATGTATACTTAAAAATACAAAGTCGGAAGTTGTAGTGGCAAGTTTGTACTATAAACACTTGAAACTATGAACTATAATTACATTTAAGTTGTATTGTAGTTTCAGCACGCATTGGCCATGTCCGGTACTTTCTTCATAGCCAGGTCTTCAGGGCCGAACGAGACCGGGAGCAGCTGGTTGACGGTCATTTTTCTGTAGGTGCCATCAGGCTTGGAGAGGTAAACGTCCCAGCTGGACCCGAACTGCACAAATGAAAGCAAGCCAATACAAAAACTCAAAAATTCAAACCATGTCCATTGAAATTGATCAATATTTATGCAAAAGGAACTTTTttgatcctttttttttattttttttgtacctctCTCATGAACTGCCTGCACCCGCCGCATGGAGAAATGAACTGGTCACTCATGTCGCTGCAATGGCAGATAAAACATGCAATGATACTGTAGGTTTCTACAGTATGTTTCTGTCTAAAAGGGAATACGAGGGGGATAGCAGTTAGTTTTATTCCTACCTGGCGATTGCAATGGCCTTGAATGCACAGTAGCCTTCAGACACTGCCTTGGAAATGGCATTCCTCTCTGCACACACTCCCAGGTTATAACATGCATTCTCCACATTGCAGCCTGCAGGGGACACATAGTGAACAGGTATCTTAGTGGTAAGTtcctatatataaaatatattttatttattttatatatatataatatattttatttattttatatataaaaaatatattttatttattttatatatgtataaaatacagCTATAGTAATTACCTACAGTATACTCTAAAAAAGACATCATCTTCCATTGCATGTATTGCTTGACTTGCCAGGAAGTATCTTTACAACTTTTTGGCGCCACATGAGTGCTGACTGTCTGTCCTAATTTTCAACCAATCCGCGTCCATTATTCCAATATTCTCACCCAATCAGCGCCGTTTCTGTTCATATGTTGGATCAAAGCGTTAGCTTTATTAGAATGTCCCAATATTTCCGTTGTACAAGAGTCAACGCTGCAACTTACTGTAAGTACTTCCTAAAAgaacgttgtcggcaggattcgaacctgcgcggggagaccccaatggatttctagtccatcgccttaaccactcggccacgaCAACTCATACTCTACATTTAGCTGTGCTTTCTATCGGCATTATCTACGCTAGCTAGCAGTTAGCTAGTGCTATTAGCCTAGCTTCCGGTCAtcggactccaaatgtgacttgttaccacaattacattttctttttaacaaAGGATCcctataattaattaattaatctcacactaaatggaaataaatcGTTTTGCAAATcaaatattgacatttgttCGCTCAACCGGTTCTTTTAAATGACTACTGGTAACATGCTAGCggtgttgtttttatatttattggtTGAAAAAAGGTAAAGTGGTCACCTGTCACCCTTTTTTAGGAAACCACCTACCACCTTTAGTTTTTCTTTCCCTGGCGGCGCCCGTTTTAgttatttaatgtaataaaatatttctgttttttttcctgtgtttagACTTGGTATTGCCGGAGGACCACAAGCTACGTTTTATAACACAAATATTGACagatatgaatattaaaaaggcAAGGTGAGTTTTTTTCCATCTGTTAATTTTCCATGCtgttaaccttaaccttaaggggtatgctggagtctaccccagcTGAATACTGTAtaagtgcttttttttcctggtctTGTTCTCCTTTTGGTGCATATTTATTTCCACCTCCCATGGTGAGTTCTTATGTTAgcgcaggggtcggcaacctttactatgaaaagagccattttacccccttgcctactaaagaaaaatagcttgGCGCCGCAAAACATACGTTTAAAACAAcgttggagggaatttggggttATCAacgtagttcagataagaaaagacaagttgtagtactcttgctagtattggagtaTTGGaaataaacttacataaatgtatgtgtgaaCTACTGTAAACatatttgtttactctggcgcCATCAAGTTCccatgcagctgttttttttatgtcaaatgaactgaatcacatcctgtctgctcatccaatcaccagtcagaactcagtcaggatgcattcatggtctcacacaaagttggatttttttcaactcattacaaagacgtgcattttccgcactcgggtgttaaaaaatattgcaaattgagccacaacaaagaggctgaagagccacatgcagctctggagccgcaggttgctgacccctgtgttagctttagctttacCACCTAGCCTTCTTCATTGGCTCCACCCTTCCACATGAATGTGTACAAATACAGGCCTCCTCTCACATAAACACCGATTGGTACCGTCTGCACGTGAATAAATAAGAGGAGGCCTTTTGGCCATCTGTGTGCTACTCCATGGGTCTTTGCACTCTCAGCTctttgacaccccccccccccccccaaccatgaCTGGCTAAGCTCTGGAGAGGCcaactcaacacaaacacaaccgtTGATAAAGATTGAAAATCCCCGCCTGTTTAACGCAGCCTGACTGAAAAAGCTGAGCTGAGCTGTATGAATCAAAATATAGCATACTGGCTAATGTAGCTCATATAGCTATGTAACTGCAAAGTACTCTATAATGaatcaaaatgctctgtttcaatTTATTCCAGGCAGGACTGCAGCTTgtacctgggcatgcccatatattgtattttccggactataagtgacacttttttttcataggttggctgttcctgcgacttatactccagagcgacttataaatgaaaaaagttttgttacataaacactggacaccttttctgttcatgtttactttttgtgtagctgaataagcattgtgttagcatatcttacacctattcagcctgttctctattcttttattgttagaacttgccttccaagaggacgtaatgtctgttttggtcaagtagtttggaaaataaattacccgcaaaaaacgtGACTtatatactccagtgtgacttacactaccgctcaaaagtttgggatcacttgcaaatttctttgttttccaaagaaaaacacagtttcatgcatttcacaaacaattaaaatgaatcagatcaATGATTTTGAAacaaggatgtacatttttgcatagaggcctactatcaacaactgtcagtcctctgcatcaatctcctggtatggctgctcatccaagttcatcattttataaggctaatagatgattagaaaagccatctaaaaaatctaaactaaaaccaaaatctcttaccatgctgttaactactcccttcagagagcagcacaaaccgggtctaacaaggacagaaaaacgctgcacaaatatctgagagtgtgtagtttaagacaaagtagtagttttcatagttacatagtagccgtcaaacaccagtgtcagtatcaacagtgaagcggccacttcaggatgctggacttcatggcaggactgccaagaaaaagccatatctcacactggcccaaaaaaatgtccaagtgatcccaaacttttgagcggtagtgtatgtttttttgtttttttacctaattgtgtatttttggacatgtgcaacttatactccggagcgacttatagtgcaaaaaatacggtaatcaaGCAGCAGTTAGGAAAAACGAGGTTAGAAAAAAACTCTCCCAAACTTCTTTGAGGTCTTACTTCCatatgtgcaaacctcattatctgaaggTCATTGTCAGGTCATTGTCCTGTTGGAAGGTGAACATTTGCCCCAGACTGATGTCCACAACTGACCACATCTGTATGCATTCAACTTATGTTCAATTCTAGCCATTCCCCCAGTACACAGAGTCTATATAGTCTGTATGTAAGTGTTGCACAACTctaattgtgctatgtgagtgtgtgtgtccattAGGCTTTCCATAACAATATATGATACTGGATGTACTGTTAtgagttttgggtttttttccccacaagaaTCACCTTGTTCGTTAGGAGCAAGTGGAAGCACCTGAGGTGTTCCCCACAGCTGAAGGTCCGAGTAATCAGCAGGGCTGGGCGGGTATATAAGGAGCATTGGCTGCTCAGTCAACACCATCATTTGGCTCTTATGGTATTTAGTGAGAATGAGCTGTACTGTGTGGGATTTTGTGTTTTGGCCTTctccttggggggggggagctAACAGTACAAAGTTAACAGACTGAATCTGAATGTAAATGCAACATCACCCCattgtattgcatttttttccaaaattgtgTTGACAATCGCCtgttatttgtcaaaaaatattcaaagtcAAGTCGTatgcagtattctggtcactaggcgtcaGTTACATTGAAGAGCAGCCATGGCGTCTCCAACAAGATAGAGTGAaaacaagttctcctcccattccgtgtggaagtggtaggttttgaTTAGGGTtggaaaaacaatgaataatatgagtgtcatttcatgtctagggtgctcaaaataatatttagaaagGTTTTGTAAGCATACTTTGTGGAAAATCACCCAGTCGGATCTGGCACCAATTGATCGCGAGGGATGACTATAATACCTAACGCTGACATGAGCTCAGAGGACTCCTGATGAATCCAAAATGATTCTATTTATGAGTGACAGATGTTTAATGTTGCAGCAATGTTTTTGCAGCCTTCACTAGAATTGTTCCTCTGGTCTGTTTGATGGATAATTCCGTTTCTTTCATGGCTTGATTTCTGTGGGACAGTCTATGGACGGGTGTGGGCCTTCCCAAATCAATCAGTGGAATTCACCATGCAATAGAATACTCAGAAGATCAAtgagaaaattacaaaaacacttccaacaattttttgttatttttttacattgccaTTATGTGGATTTTTGAGGGTTAAAATGAAGATAATCCATTTTGAAAAACGGCtgtaacataaataaatgtacaaaaagtgaagattttttttttttaaaaaccgtgAAAATAGTAGCGTAGTCAATGTTCTCTTTTGCCTCCGTGACCCCTTCCACTCCCACCCTTGAGAGACCAGCTGGTTATTTATTACAGCAGGTCATGGACAGCCATGGACAATGTTTACAGCCTTACACAAGCATTCATCAATCATCATCAAAATCCCAAAACCGATCATGACAAATTTCACCCGTATAAACGCAATGATCATATTCAATACCAGCATCAGTTATAAAGACTACCTGTGAATAAGTAGTTGTCCACGGTCAGAAGAGCCGCTCCCACTCTGAATTTGCTGTACGGGCAATACGCTTGCTTCTTTGCCTCCTGGGAGTGCTGGATCAACTTTTTCACCGTTTCCATGCCAACATCCTCAATGTTCATCAACTGTCCAGTGTATTTGACTCGCTCCATTCTTTGTGTGCCAGTGTCTGGTAGTGAAGCTTTAAATGTGAATGAAACAGTAGGAAGGGCGAGCGGGTATGTCACAGCCAATCAGCTGCCGGGATGTCAGCACACCGACCATGCTGTCTTTAGGCAGCAGGTGGTGgtgctgctgtttgtttttgattgttTGACTTTGAGCCTGATGGGGTTTTTCTTGTCATGACTCAGGGCATCATCGGGGAGGACAGGTCTGTAAGGACATAGCTGTTCCGGAATAAGTGGAAAATCCGAAGTGCAAGTACATGTAATATTTGCTTAGAGGTAAAACAAGGACAAGtagtatagaaaatgggtggatggacgggaAAAAAAAGGTAGCAGTTTTGGTACTGAATCGACTGTAGATGTGGAGCTCAGTTAGAAGAACACCTGGTTCTTAGTCTGGGTGATGTGAGTTAAAATATAGCATTAGACtcaccagtggcgtcattaggcctattttaggggggcttcagcccccaTAAAAAGTTCTTAAGCTCCCCTaaatagttttatattttttatagattttttttattgagtttttttaacccaaaaaatctctgacaaatttcataaataattatgataataattttataattttaattgattaaaaaaataattattgatttaaaaaattattgtttttttttttaccaaaaaaatctctTGACAAAATTCATGTAATagggcccccctaaaatgttcttaagcccccctaaataatctgatcattttaattgattaattttttttttattgatttaaaaaatattgttttctttttttacaaaaaaatctcaaatttcatataatagggcaaaagcaggctaataagcaagccaataagcaagcaaatactagcctactactactactactaataataataataatagaacaaataatgatgatgatagtaataataataggctaattaataatataataatgattattatatcattgatcactgcttcttgttcattatttgttttggggatttttttattttttatgtctactacattcattcatacccccccccccatcctcagaacctagtgacgtggtgagaccagcgatgttgtttggtctagagcaggggtcagcaacccgcggctccagagccgcatgtggctcttcagcgtctttgttgtggctccctttgcaatgcttgaatattttttaacacctgaatggggaaaatgcatgtcttttgtaatgagttttaaaaaaatccaactttgtctgagaccatgaatgcatcctgagtgagttctgactgctattcagttcagtacatgaaggaaaataagtaatacttatttgacaattctaataaataaattggaaatcatttaaaaacagcggcatgggaactcttttgcgccagagtaaacaaatcaggtaagtttactgtagtttacacatacatttatgtatgtaagtttatctccaatactagcaagagtactccaactcgtcttttcttatctgaactactttgatacccccaaattccctccaatgttgttttaaacatactatatgctttgcggctccaggctatttttcttcagtgggcaagtgggtgaaatggctcttttcatagtaaaggttgccgacccctggtctagagagagttccactgaggaaaagacaggaagcagaactggaggtagcagagatgaggatgctgaggttctcattgggagtgaccaggatggataggatcaggaacgagtacatcagagacgccattacatgttagagtcaTGTAAGTAGAGTCTTCTGACATTGCATCATTTAGTTACTAtcgttattattttgttttttgatacTGGCTCTCACATTGTCTGATGAAGAAAAAATGCTGCTTGTTCATCACAGCAGTCCCATTAGTACTTCTCGATGACCGAGTTGATCCATCCAAGGTAGTTTCTAACCTTGGTGTACACACCAGGGTACTTAGCGTGGGCACAACCGATCCCCCAAGACACGATGCCCTCAAATTTACCTTCACATACCAAGGGTCCTCCCGAATCACcctgtaaatgaaaaaaagtgttgcgtttggtgttttttttttttttgcacagacaATTTGGGTCCTCACCAAGCAGGCGTCTTTCCCGCCCGTCGTAGAACCAGCACATATCATGTTGTCTGTGATCCTGAAGCGGTAGTAGTACCAGCAATTGGGGAAGACGTCCACATCCACTGACCTCAACACCGGTGACAGACGAGCACTGGTGAGCCAGGTCACCCCCCAACCACTGACTCTACATCTGGTGTCGCCATCCAAGGCCTCGGAGTCAGGTTCTGGCAGGGTGGCCACATCCACCACGGCGTTGATGGTGGCGGGCCGGTCCAGCTGACGCACCAAGACAATGAGCCTCAGTCAATATGGTGGTATTATTTTAGCTCAGCGTCCATTTTTGTTTCACCTTCAGCATCATGATATCGTGATCAAAGGCCCAGCGTTGGCGCTTCAAATGAGTGACAATCGCTGAAACGCTGAAACTCTGCTCCACGCCCTCCTCTCCCGTCAGGTCGAGTTCACCGAGCACCACCTTAATCATGTGACGTCTAGAAAAAGGAAAAGCAAATATTTTAGCTCTTGAAGGTCATTCAAAGTTGACACAGCTGCAGTAGCTTACGGCCTCCAGCAGTGGGCGGCAGAGACCACCCACTCCGGGTGGACGAGGGTTCCCCCACAAAAATGGGAGTTGAAGAACTTCAGGGAGGCTTGGTACTTGATGGAATAGGGGGGCACCTCGATGCCTCCAATGATTCTCTGAGCTCCAACACCTGagaagaatacatttattatcataTCAGATTATTTCTGCTGCataaaaagtacttttactGACAAGCTTTGTACTTTTGGATGATTCT comes from the Doryrhamphus excisus isolate RoL2022-K1 chromosome 18, RoL_Dexc_1.0, whole genome shotgun sequence genome and includes:
- the cdab gene encoding cytidine deaminase b, which translates into the protein MERVKYTGQLMNIEDVGMETVKKLIQHSQEAKKQAYCPYSKFRVGAALLTVDNYLFTGCNVENACYNLGVCAERNAISKAVSEGYCAFKAIAIASDMSDQFISPCGGCRQFMREFGSSWDVYLSKPDGTYRKMTVNQLLPVSFGPEDLAMKKVPDMANAC
- the LOC131106381 gene encoding trypsin-like; the protein is MIINVFFSGVGAQRIIGGIEVPPYSIKYQASLKFFNSHFCGGTLVHPEWVVSAAHCWRPRHMIKVVLGELDLTGEEGVEQSFSVSAIVTHLKRQRWAFDHDIMMLKLDRPATINAVVDVATLPEPDSEALDGDTRCRVSGWGVTWLTSARLSPVLRSVDVDVFPNCWYYYRFRITDNMICAGSTTGGKDACLGDSGGPLVCEGKFEGIVSWGIGCAHAKYPGVYTKVRNYLGWINSVIEKY